One window from the genome of Saimiri boliviensis isolate mSaiBol1 chromosome 2, mSaiBol1.pri, whole genome shotgun sequence encodes:
- the LOC141579948 gene encoding mediator of RNA polymerase II transcription subunit 6-like has protein sequence MAAVDIRDNLLGISWVDSSWIPILNSGSVLDYLSERSNPFYDRTCNNEVVKMQRLTLEHLNQMVGIEYILLHAQEPILFIIRKQQRQSPAQVIPLADYYIIAGVIYQAPDLGSVINSRVLTAVHGIQSAFDEAMSYCRYHPSKGYWWHFKDHEEQDKVRPKAKRKEEPSSIFQRQRVDALLVDLRQKFPPRFVQQKSGEKPVPVDQTKKEAEPVPETVKSEEKETTKNVQQTVSAKAPPEKRMRLQ, from the exons ATGGCGGCGGTGGATATTCGAG aCAATCTGCTGGGAATTTCTTGGGTTGACAGCTCTTGGATCCCTATTTTGAACAGTGGTAGTGTCTTGGATTACTTGTCAGAAAGAAGTAATCCTTTTTATGACAGAACATGTAATAATGAAGTGGTCAAAATGCAGAGGCTGACATTAGAACACTTGAA TCAGATGGTTGGAATCGAGTACATCCTTTTACATGCCCAGGAACCCATTCTTTTCATCATTCGAAAGCAACAGCGGCAGTCCCCTGCTCAAG TTATCCCACTAGCTGATTACTATATCATTGCTGGAGTGATCTATCAGGCACCAGACTTGGGATCAGTTATAAACTCTAGAGTG CTTACTGCAGTGCATGGTATTCAGTCAGCTTTTGATGAAGCTATGTCATACTGTCGGTATCATCCTTCCAAAGGGTATTGGTGGCACTTCAAAGATCATGAAGAGCAAG ATAAAGTCAGACCTAAAgccaaaaggaaagaagaacCAAGCTCTATCTTTCAGAGACAACGTGTGGATGCTCTACTTGTAGACCTCAGACAAAAATTTCCACCCAGATTTGTGCag CAAAAGTCTGGAGAAAAGCCTGTTCCAG TGGATCAGACAAAGAAAGAGGCAGAACCTGTACCAGAAACTGTAAAATCTGAGGAGAAGGAAACCACAAAGAATGTACAACAGACAGTGAGTGCTAAAGCCCCCCCGGAAAAACGGATGAGACTTCAGTGA